Genomic segment of Triticum aestivum cultivar Chinese Spring chromosome 6A, IWGSC CS RefSeq v2.1, whole genome shotgun sequence:
CTAGATTATCTGTTCTTTCTGCTAGCAGTCTAACCGTATCCAAAAAGATTTTCTGTAAAGCAATCACCACATAAAAATAATCTTAGTGCCTTTAAGCATATGTATGCAAATAAGTGGTAAAGAACAATTTCCTATTTATCACCTCAATTCCTCCCATCAAAGTAACTACTGGAATGGGGATAATCTTCAGGGCAAAAAAAAAGCTGAACGGAATAGAATTGCTGACTGCAAGCCTCTAAAGAAGAATATTCAACAACAGATGGATACATACAAAATATAAGAACAATTCAGTATCTGGCAACTGAAGATGTAATATTCTAGCCCTTTGGTATCATTATTAACTTATTAACAGCAATTCATGATCTATGACAATACCAAAGCTTTCCTTTTATTTATAATGCTGCAAAACCACATTGTCTAGAGAGGGAAGTGAAACAAACCATTTCAGGCATGCATAGCAGATGGATAATCTTGTAGATATAATCCCAATGGTTCTGGTATGGAAATAAATTATCCTCCAAATACTTATGCAGGCAAGTATTTTCGACCGCAACATGGAGTGGGAGTAGGTTCTCAATGATGTTATCCCCGACTGTGCGTACACTGGCTGATGCACCATGACGAAAGAGTAACTTGATCATGTCAACAGAAAACCTTTCGGCAGCTTCATGGAGCGGGAAGTATCCATATGGGTTAATGCAGTTGGGATTGGCATGGTGTCCATTGAGCCTTGGTGCCTTGCCCTCCAATATAACTTTTGCACATCGTAGGGCATCATAACTGATCATGTAAGTTAAGGTTTGTGAGGTGATGGTATGTTTCCATGTCATACCCCGCTTGCTCACCAAAAAGTTGAGTAAGCACCGGACGCTGTCCTTCTCTAAGATGGGCCACAATTGGGGAGATAGCTCATAGAAGACCGCGTGTAGCGACTAAATCATGCACAGTTAACAAAAGGTGAAAAGGGATCAGTTATCCCATTAACAAAACACAACAGAATAAGCAAAATCCTGTTGACGTGTATTTTGACAACAAAAAACATGTTTTTCAGTAGACAACTTGAGTAGCCataataataataaaggatagacACTAAACAATTAACCAATATGGCAAAACTGAATTTTGTATAAGGCGGGAAAAACCTTAGGAGTAGGATCTTGGGTGATTATATCATTTGGCATGGACCGGGCGATCAAAGCATATTCTTGAAAAATATCCTGAAAGAGATAATGTCAGCGACAGATTATATCATTTGGTGGACTTGGCAAACAAAGCATACTGTTGAAAAATAACCTGAAAGAGATAATGTCAAAGCCAGCaataaagaaagaaaatagaagggCAAGAAAGATCATAGAGATGCCTAGTTACAATACCTCCTGAAACTTATTGAAATCAAATTTAACAGGAATGTTAACAGATGGGTCCTTTAAACTGGCCCTGGATTTCACTTCCATCGTTCCTTCGTCTGAAACAAGGATGTTTAATCTCAAATTTACACTCCATAAAGGATTACAAATTTACACTGTAGGTAGTATGCTGTAGAACAAACAATGGTTAAATAGTGAACCCAATACTATGAAGGGAAAATGGGACCTTATATTTTAAATGAAACAGTCAAGAAAAAGATTGCGACAACAAAACGGGGCGCAACAAATTAAGCTCGGTTTCATTCAAAATTTGAGATTTTGACATTGAGGAACACCTCCAGATCTGAGGGCTGTGACTAACAGCTATTGACCCCGACTTTAAAGTAGCAATAGATAGCTGCTCACCATAGAAATAGGTGCCCTGATTCACAGATCCTTTCCAAGAAAGCGAGACGCAACAATATACAGACTCCTATATGAAACGAACAAAGAAAAGAACTACTCGTGCAGAGAGAAACCACAAATTAATGCATTACCGTGGTCCAATTCCGTCATGATTATGCTGAATGTGATGAAACAAACTGGGAAGTTGTGGAAGGTAGTCGCCCGAGGGCAGCCAGGAGTTCGCGATGGTAAGAGACGGAGTGACCTAGGGTTTTCCGGAACATCAGGCtgactttttttttgagaaaaacatcAGGCTGACTTGATGCGGGGAATCTGCGGCCCGGCAGCCTGTAGGCCTGATTTTGCTGAGAACCTCCCGTAGGCCTTCTTGCTCGGCGCCTGTTACCGTGTTTTTCACAAACGGGCGCCTGAAGCGtcccgcgctgggccggcccatatagGTTTTTTTTCGTGTTCTTATAATCGGCCGAAAAAGCTCGCGCTCCCTGCGATTCGAACCAGCGACACCTAGCAGGATCTGCTAAGTTTCAACCTTTTCTTTCTTTTATCCCTAAAAAACATTTTCCTTCTTTATTCTTACTTTTTCcatttttccttttatttcttcCTGGATCGACGAATTTCTTGCAAATGTGTGAACTTTttattcaaatcgatgaactttttcgatTTTTATGTACTTTTTCggaaaatccatgaacattttttcaatttttaataagctttttcaaaattgatgattttttttcaacttcgataaacttttttcaaattagatgaactttttttcaaattatcaaaatcgatgaatttttttttccaaaattgatgaactcttttgtCGATTCTGTGAACTATTTTCACTTGATCTCTGGTGCGTCTCCTCCTGATTTCTTATATCTCCTCTTTCACTTCTTTTCCGTGTTCTCATTTGATCTCGTCCATATTTAGCCCATTCTTTATGAAAACACAAAAAAAAGGATTTGTGAAAacatttgcattcattagtcattaatAGCAATATCAAAACGAATATTTCAGTTAATTGAAATATCTCGGTTTAGACAAAGGgtaaatgagtgtaaaaatatcaacCATCATCCACATACAGGGGGACCAGTCCACGGACACTGatgcgggagccggccatccaacgctGCTCGCATACATATGTTTGGCTTTTAGTTTTACTAACCGAATGTGAAGAAAAACCAAATGACATAAACCAAATTTGTTTCTACCGAATGCCGCCCGATTAGCTAAGCCATAGCCCGTGTTGCGAAAGAGAGCTTGGTCACAAACAACAAGTGCAAGCATGTGTCCTATGCCCCTTCATTTCCTgcatccgtttctttttagtctgtatATAAAATTTGGTTAAAGTtaaactttgttaactttgactaagtttatagaaaaactatcaagattcacaatatgaaatcaatatcgttagatgcatcatgaaactaATTTTTATACCATgtagctttagtattgtagatgttgatagttttttctacaaagttggtcaaatttttacaaagtttgactttgaccaaatcttatatgcaaactaaaaaagaATGAAGGGagtatgttactctaaacatctctctcTTTATTAACTATATGCCATATAAGAAAAATTTTCTTAAAGTGCACTATGTTACTACCTaaattactcccactatgactagcctaatgaAGACCAGTGACCCTCCACCGGCCTGCTAACAGCAAATGAGAGGCATCTGATACCATCATATTTTACAAACGATGCCCAGCCTCAGCTCGCGCGTTAAAGAGACGCCTGACCGAGCTCTCTGCCCAACCTATTTCTGGTTGCCGTGCAAGCTCCCCGAACAGCCTGTCACTCTCATCTTCCCATGCTCTTACAAGCTGCAGAAAAATGCACGCGCACAGCCGTGAATCAGCAGCCTCATCTTCCCATCTAGGAGAAAAATGCACCGAGTGCCCCCAGCAACCTGCTCAAACAAAAACAAGATAACGAGATTCAGATTAAAGTCTGCTGATTCACATGAAGATTTTTCTCCATAAATAAAAATAAGTGATAGGTGAAAGAAAGAGGCCATACAGACTAAAACACAAGAAAACTAAGATGCAACTAAGCCTATCAAACAACTCACTTGTTTGCATAAGCTTATGTTGGTCACATTCAAAAACTTCAAATGGAAGGACACAACTCACCACAACCTTCATGGCCAACTGCTCACGCTTTCCTTGCCACCTTCAGGAGGATGGACGCAGCAGTACCAAAGAGTCTTCTAGATTGACCATGATTATTTGTTGCTTGTGTAACTCTTCCAGCAGTGAAAGGTTGTGATTTTGACTTGGAGTCCTGTCCATTGAGCTTCCCCGAGGGCAACGAAGTTCTTCATAACCAAGTGCAGACCTAGCTGCGGATGCGTCGGTACCAAAAAGTCTTCTGGATTGACGATTGCTTAACAGTTGTGGAGCTTTTCCCAGCGAGGGAAGCTTATGGCCTGGAACTGGAGTAGGCACAGTAGGTCGACTGGCATCTGCTGTTGCATAGGCTGGATACACCCGCAGAAAAGCCCGGGCCTGTAGCACCGATCTCCAATATGGGAAGAACTTTCTCCTTGTGAATGTGTTATCCTATCCTTTAGGCAGATACTTTTCCGCAGCCTGTCCCACAATGACATAAAGCACAAGCATCAGAAAACCAAAAAAACATCCATATTCAACATCATCAGACAACAACACTCGCTATTTGATATGGTATACGTTATTTGCATTATTATTGAACAAGTTTGTTCTTAAGCTATACAGCATCATTTTGTTGCTACGAATTATGTTTGTAGCAAGCTTAATGAACATGAAAAGCTGTCGAACCAGCTTGATACATGGGACAGATGTAGCAACTGAAACATGCGTTGCCGTTGTCTCTAAAGATTACTCTCCATTTCAAATTCTAAGTTGTTTTATCTTTGTACTTACTCAAACTTGTCTCATTTTGATCAAGCCTATAGAAAAATGCACTGTCAAGGCATATTTCATGGAGTATCTATCATCACATTCCGCTTCTACCTACGTCAACAGGTTGATGGGAAACAGATACCACTAGTCCCCGTCACATTAGCATGACAGACTAATCATAGTTCAAATGCCATGGGATCGTAAATAGGCAATTTGCATATAGAGGCAATTTAAAGCAATTGGAATAGTAAATTTCAGTGAATATTCCTCGGTTAATAATTATGAAATAACACATGTCCccaaacagaaaaaaatcctaaagaTTTCTTTGTTCACCACAATATGAACTCGTACTGAATATTATGATTCTGACCACTTCACCAAATTCATGACCAAAAACAAGCAAGATAATTTCTAAAAAGGTCACCACAATACCACAAACACAAAAGGATGGTAAAAAGACCTGGAAGAATAGATTTTAGCACAAGAGGAATCAACTCCGGTATAAGAAAGGCATACATTCCACTAACTACTCCATTCACAGGGTATTGAATTGTAGGGCTGCTATATAAATGCGTTGCCCCATTCAAAGGATAAACTAAAAGATGAAGCATACAGAAACTGAGGCATGTAGATAACTGCAGTGTAAACACCGCTGGGGGGACAGGTGGCGATGAATTCCTTGGGCGAAGACAGAGATTAGAGATGGGACCAGTTTTGCTTTTCTAATCAAGAGATAATATATTGGCTTCTATGTAACATCCTGTACCAATAGTTAACTAAAGAGTGATTTGATCCAACCAAGGGACAGAGATTAGAGATGAGACCAGTTTTGCCTTTCTAATCAAGAGATAAATTTTTGGCTTCTATTGTAACATCATGTACCGATAGTTAACTGAGAGTGTTTTTATCCAACTTAGAGATAAAAAATAACAATCAATGCTCACAAGGCATTTGCCAAAAGAACAAGTGAAGATAGAATGCTCCAGTACATGTACTTCTTCCGCTGCACCACCCTTGGTTGAATTCATAAGCCCTGCTTGCCATGAAACAATAGTTAGGGTCCATGTTATTAAATCTGAAAATAATCACTTAAGCCCAACACACCTTGGTGGTATAACTCTTCATCAGACATTACGCAGTTGTAAGGGCAGCTTCAAGAACAAGTGGAAGAAATAATTAGATAATCAACAAGCTAAATAAAGTATTTGCATAGAAAATTATTATAGGAAGCAACACAATAGTACAGGTTCTTAACATCAACGATTTCTCCAGTCGGGCAAAACCCATACTCCTTGAGGATAGAAGAAACCCGCTCCAGAACCTCCATGTGGGGCGCCTGCATGACATACAAGCTGCTGTTTCAAGATATAATAGGAAGAAAAAGTTAAAGACAACGCATAGGTAGCACATATAATGTGGCAATCATGTGATCAATTGTAGCAGCGAGATGATGGAAATAATGGTTTGGAGGATAAACTTGCAATTATGCCATATGAGCTGGAAGGCAATAGAACAGTATGCCAACACTGTTATAAACATATATGACACTAAGAATAAATGTACTTGGTCCAATAAAGTACATAACAACATATTAAAATTTACTCCATTGACTCATCATGAATTCCTTAAGAAAAAATTATTAGCTTCCACATGTATTGTAATCTCGCAATCTAGACACTTCACAAAGTGGGAGTCATGAACTGCATCTTACTTGTACTAGTAAGTGGTACGTGCTACCAAGTGTTTTCTCGGAAAGTTTTCAAAAAACAAATCAGCATACCAGTTTGGCATGAATACCTGTTTAATTTGCCTTCCATAAGAAATAGATTAGTGTTatgttctactccctccattcctttatattaggtgtatttgttttttgataaaatttcataatgtaaggtgcatttcttctaatttcaCATAATTCCCTTATTAGCCATCCAGAAAAAGGGAAGCATCTCTTTCCTGATTGTGTGTATctcttcttgtagcaaaagaaggaaagtatctctctGGCGATTGCATGTATATCTGATTTTCCTGGACTAACTGATTTACTTTCCACTAAACAAAGATTTGCCAAGGGTAATTTTGTCCTACCTTTTCCATAATTGTGTGCCTTGGTCACCATGccaaaactaatacaccttatataaaggaacggagggagtagtacggcAGACATGATCCATACTGCTGCCATCTCTCTAAAGCCTTAAGGACAAGGGATACGGAGGGTTCTGAGGCCATCTGCGGACGGATGATGTAGTTACTAGTTTTATTTACATGAAAGAAGAATTTGAAAAAAGTAAACTGATTTGCTGGGGATACTGGCTGGGATGTGAGGCTGTGAACTTTGCAGTTGTTGGTTTCTTTTAATGGAAATAATCAAGGGAAACCCttctataaaaaaatcatttcCTGTGTAGATCAATGCCAGCAAGCCATAGTGAATTAAGTAGTGTCTCAACAAACTGTATTAGAATCTTCCTCTCTTTTCTCCCAGTGTATCTCATCTGAACTTGACATGATTTATCATTTATCCATGAAAAGCCACTTATTCACGCCTATAAAACTGTCTTTTCAGGAAGATAGCACGATGCTAATTGGTCCGATTAATGCTTTATTTATTTTGCCGAGTGGTGCTAATGCAGGATATCAAATGACCGGTGCTTGAAAAAATAAGTGATGATGGGTTTTGCAATCCAAAGAAGTAAAACCATTACCCTACAAAGCAACAATATATGTTTCTTTTTTAAAATGGATCAAGCAGCAAGATATGTATGGTATATATAGCTTTATGAAAAATTGCTTCAAGGACGACCGCAGCTTGATTGCTTTAAAAGTACATGTGCAATCACCTACATGTATTTCCGGTGCGGGGAAGGGCACTTAACCATCTCCGCTTCATTCAGCCAAACTGAACCTGCCAATCAAATGACTCAGCCGATGTACAGCCTGCTTATAACTTATAAGCGCATGCCAAACCGCCAGCTTCCTGTCACGGCGAAGCGCGTGTCTCTCTCTAGTGAATACCAACCCAAGCATAGTGAAATGCTGCTGCTATACGTATGTACACAGGGTATTGTGCTCCAGTGCATATCGGAGCTGACCGTGGCATTGACGCCTTTATTTATTTAGCTATTAGCTACTCCGCATGGGCCAGTAAGGCAGTAAGCACGGCAGGTCTTAGTTCACTTATGGTGTAGGCTTGTCAGTCTAGTATGACAGGGTACATTGCTCTGCACGAATGCAATCCGTGGGATGAAATAAATACGGCTGATGTTGCAGGGATTCGCTCATGTTTTCACCGTCTGATTCATTCAATCGATGGGTAGAACTGCTCAGAATTTAGCATGCAGGGTAAAATCAGATTCAAAAACTGGTATACTAAATGGGGTATAGATATCTCTAACGATTAAACAATTCTTCCTTTACTCAAATCTCAACTTCATAAATTAAAGAGATTTTTGCAAAGTACATGGAGATACTTTTCCGAAACAAAATCATAACATAGAAGTCTGTTAAACAAACAAGTATTGTTGCTTTTCTCTCAATAGACATGATAAGTACTAGCATTCTTCTTGCCACAGTTAGTTCATGATCTTTCAAAGACATCTTCTATAATGTAATTTAGATATTAAGGTTTAAGAACTGCAACTACAATAGACAAGAAAGGTGGTACCTTTGAATGTGCCTGAATGTATGCAGAAAGGGCTTCACCAGCTTGCGAAACAATATCAACAAGCAGGCCCGTAAACTCCATAAATATTCTCTCTTCCTCACGCAGCTTCCGTGTATTTGTATTTTTGTTCTCCGATCTTAGGGTAACCAAATGTCTCACTATATGGCACATGATAATATCAAACCCATCACGCTTATTATTGCCGTTGCGTTTGGAGGAACAGCCCCCACGGATTTGCGCTTGAGCTGACAGAAGTAAAACTGCAGACTGGACAAGTTTTCCATCCTTCACGTAATTCCATATCTCATCAACTAGATTATCTGTTCTTTCTGCTAGCAGTCTAACCGTATCCAAAAAATTTTCTGTAAAGCAATCACCACATAAAAATAATCTTAGTGCCTTTAAGCATATGTATGCAAATAAGTGGTAAAGAACAATTTCCTATTTATCACCTCAATTCCTCCCATCAAAGTAACTACTGGAATGGGGATAATCTTCAGGGCAAAAAAAAAGCTGAACGGAATAGAATTGCTGACTGCAAGCCTCTAAAGAAGAATATTCAACAACAGATGGATACATACAAAATATAAGAACAATTCAGTATCTGGCAACTGAAGATGTAATATTCTAGCCCTTTGGTATCATTATTAACTTATTAACAGCAATTCATGATCTATGACAATACCAAAGCTTTCCTTTTATTTATAATGCTGCAAAACCACATTGTCTAGAGAGGGAAGTGAAACAAACCATTTCAGGCATGCATAGCAGATGGATAATCTTGTAGATATAATCCCAATGGTTCTGGTATGGAAATAAATTATCCTCCAAATACTTATGCAGGCAAGTATTTTCGACCGCAACATGGAGTGGGAGTAGGTTCTCAATGATGTTATCCCCAACTGTGCGTACACTGGCTGATGCACCATGACGAAAGAGTAACTTGATCATGTCAACAGAAAACCTTTCGGCAGCTTCATGGAGCGGGAAGTATCCATATGGGTTAATGCAGTTGGGATTGGCATGGTGTCCATTGAGCCTTGGTGCCTTGCCCTCCAATATAACTTTTGCACATCGTAGGGCATCATAACTGATCATGTAAGTTAAGGTTTGTGAGGTGATGGTATGTTTCCATGTCATACCCCGCTTGCTCACCAAAAAGTTGAGTAAGCACCGGACGCTGTCCTTCTCTAAGATGGGCCACAATTGGGGAGATAGCTCATAGAAGACCGCGTGTAGCGACTAAATCATGCACAGTTAACAAAAGGTGAAAAGGGATCAGTTATCCCATTAACAAAACACAACAGAATAAGCAAAATCCTGTTGACGTGTATTTTGACAACAAAAAACATGTTTTTCAGTAGACAACTTGAGTAGCCataataataataaaggatagacACTAAACAATTAACCAATATGGCAAAACTGAATTTTGTATAAGGCGGGAAAAACCTTAGGAGTAGGATCTTGGGTGATTATATCATTTGGCATGGACCGGGCGATCAAAGCATATTCTTGAAAAATATCCTGAAAGAGATAATGTCAGCGACAGATTATATCATTTGGTGGACTTGGCAAACAAAGCATACTGTTGAAAAATAACCTGAAAGAGATAATGTCAAAGCCAGCaataaagaaagaaaatagaagggCAAGAAAGATCATAGAGATGCCTAGTTACAATACCTCCTGAAACTTATTGAAATCAAATTTAACAGGAATGTTAACAGATGGGTCCTTTAAACTGGCCCTGGATTTCACTTCCATCGTTCCTTCGTCTGAAACAAGGATGTTTAATCTCAAATTTACACTCCATAAAGGATTACAAATTTACACTGTAGGTAGTATGCTGTAGAACAAACAATGGTTAAATAGTGAACCCAATACTATGAAGGGAAAATGGGACCTTATATTTTAAATGAAACAGTCAAGAAAAAGACTGCGACAACAAAACGGGGCGCAACAAATTAAGCTCGGTTTCATTCAAAATTTGAGATTTTGACATTGAGGAACACCTCCAGATCTGAGGGCTGTGACTAACAGCTATTGACCCCGACTTTAAAGTAGCAATAGATAGCTGCTCACCATAGAAATAGGTGCCCTGATTCACAGATCCTTTCCAAGAAAGCGAGACGCAACAATATACAGACTCCTATATGAAACGAACAAAGAAAAGAACTACTCGTGCAGAGAGAAACCACAAATTAATGCATTACCGTGGTCCAATTCCGTCATGATTATGCTGAATGTGATGAAACAAACTGGGAAGTTGTGGAAGGTAGTCGCCCGAGGGCAGCCAGGAGTTCGCGATGGTAAGAGACGGAGTGAGCTAGGGTTTTCCGAAACATCAGGCtgactttttttttgagaaaaacatcAGGCTGACTTGATGCGGGGAATCTGCGGCCCGGCAGCCTGTAGGCCTGATTTTGCTGAGAACCTCCCGTAGGCCTTCTTGCTCGGCGCCTGTTACCGTGTTTTTTACAAACGGGCGCCTGAAGCGtcccgcgctgggccggcccatatagGTTTTTTTTCGTGTTCTTATAATCGGCCGAAAAAGCTCGCGCTCCCTGCGATTCGAACCAGCGACACCTAGCAGGATCTGCTAAGTTTCAACCTTTTCTTTCTTTTATCCCTAAAAAACATTTTCCTTCTTTATTCTTACTTTTCCcatttttccttttatttcttcCTGGATCGACGAATTTCTTGCAAATGTGTGAACTTTttattcaaatcgatgaactttttcgatTTTTATGTACTTTTTCggaaaatccatgaacattttttcaatttttaataagctttttcaaaattgatgattttttttcaacttcgataaacttttttcaaattagatgaactttttttcaaattatcaaaatcgatgaattttttttttccaaaattgatgaactcttttgtCGATTCTGTGAACTATTTTCACTTGATCTCTGGTGCGTCTCCTCCTGATTTCTTATATCTCCTCTTTCACTTCTTTTCCGTGTTCTCATTTGATCTCGTCCATATTTAGCCCATTCTTTATGAAAACACACAAAAAAAGGATTTGTGAAAacatttgcattcattagtcattaatAGCAATATCAAAACGAATATTTCAGTTAATTGAAATATCTCGGTTTAGACAAAGGgtaaatgagtgtaaaaatatcaacCATCATCCACATACAGGGGGACCAGTCCACGGACACTGatgcgggagccggccatccaacgctGCTCGCATACATTTCAACCACAGTtggaactaaccggacgaaattcatggaaacatgacggatttcatataAACTGAATGAGATTCATTACATTTTAGACATTTTTTAACTAAAAAATATACAGGACTAAAGTAAAATTAGTCTACGGCTGGCGCATGTGAATACATGTTCCCACGACATGAATATCCTTGACTAGTCTACGGCGGGTCGCGGTGGATCTCCATTGTCTTTTCCATGTCCGACAACCCGCTTGTCGGACTGCCGTGAGCCCTAGAGTATATGCTTCGGCGCAAAGGGTGGCTCGCTTCCCCATGTTTGGCGGCGCTGCTTATGAAAGTGGAACCTCTGGGACGTGCTTTAGCGTGAGGGGAAGGGGACGACGGTGGCCTGCCAGTGGGCAAGATATCGGTTGTGTATGCTAGCGTCGCCTCGgtagtggccttcatgggacccaagcggtgtTGATGTctcatgttctacttctcctcgatgacggTGGCGGTCGCGGACGTGCAGGTTGCCGCATCGTCGATCTCCACGAAGCCGGCTTCTTTCTCTGCTAGTAGGGCGCGGTTACGCCAACATTGACGATGGATGACGCGGTCGCAGGCACGGGAGGAGCAGTCTGACACGGCGTCGTCAACGGCAACCACGATGCCCGTGTCGCCGTGCTCCCCCGTGTGCCGGCCTAGAGAAACTCGCTACTCCTCGTCAAGCTggcttggagcggcgagttgccGAACGATGCGCCGCCTCGAAGCTTCTGCCTCCGCGAGTTGGCATGCAACGGCCTGGAGCGTCGAGGGTGGTGGAGCGGAGAGTTGTCTGGTTCGTATCCGGCGGGCTTGATGGACCACCCAACCGGTTTTTATACCGGAGAACTCGTCTTCTTGCTCGCCAGATGCCATGAATATTATGAAGAAAATGGTGTGCAAGGACGAGATGGGAGCGTAGTATGGTGCAATTTTGCCTGGCGTCTAGCATTCTTTATGGATAGATCGAcagtttctcgcaaaaaaaaatgcGGAGCGCATGAATGCGGGTAGCTGTCGCCCTGCACAGTGGAGGCCGAGGATTTTTGGTGGGCCTAGACGGTTAGATACAGACGTGGCAGCAATCCAAACGTTGTTTGTCTCTCGACGATTATGCGGGTGATTTAGGGGTGGGCGTTGGAGAAGCCCTTTTACCTCGTGGGCGTACATAGATAGAACGTGTTTTCTTTCGTGGGACTTGAGCGCACAGCTAATCTGCCCACCGTGGTGCGCGTGCACCGCCGCTGGCTCCACGAACCACACATCGCTACACGTGTTGTACGTACCGACGCGCGGGCGGCATTCGGCTGCCGGTTACTCCCGCCTCGCCTACACGGCCGGGGTGGATCGACCTACTACACGTCTGCTACCCGCAGATAgcgaaactgaattttgcttcgTGATTGAACCGAGGCCACTAGCCCTAGCTGGGAAAACGGCCGATGGCCGAACTAACCAAGACCGAGCTCACGGCAGGCACAGTGGCGCACGCACGCACGCTATTAATTCCTTCTCCTAGCTAAGCTAGTGCTCGCCAGGT
This window contains:
- the LOC123130988 gene encoding uncharacterized protein, which gives rise to MCHIVRHLVTLRSENKNTNTRKLREEERIFMEFTGLLVDIVSQAGEALSAYIQAHSKAPHMEVLERVSSILKEYGFCPTGEIVDVKNLCPYNCVMSDEELYHQGLMNSTKGGAAEEVHAAEKYLPKG